A stretch of the Bacillus sp. FJAT-18017 genome encodes the following:
- a CDS encoding bifunctional diguanylate cyclase/phosphohydrolase — protein sequence MHFIESRANLYLGLVSAAGIVVFILLSKHGHFDTTLWPMIFTLAGATLLLNHIIFELPPEGNRLSMDSSIYLASLFLYGLELTLTVLIIFSIVFMFSNRKTEWWKHVFNFALYTFMITNAFYVFDLTGGLVGSTEFTNLFPYIGALSVYFITNVALIAIYFLLGDSIDSIEKVLKGMIKGTLATYITTLLLSFVLVIIIDSQKIFGLFLFVSMSALLSVAFKQHIELYKVMSDKANKDHLTGLNNHGYFKELLEKHVFTAKETERPLSIALLDLDDFKKYNDLYGHILGDHLLKDFGTLLELESKTNDFIVARYGGEEFSIIMPDTSRDRAYAFMNELRKKTNDTFFKGVEALPYGCLSFSAGIAEWENQTYSVSEFLNNADQAMYAAKDQGKNLVQVFKEHSDYSVQRSLNLEKDLEEAEQQLKIFLSKDVYTYRHSKRVYQYAVDFSKKLNLSDYDRKTLILGAIIHDIGKLEIPRDILNKKGKLEPHEWEMMKKHVTWGKEIISTNKKLEDLIPLVELHHERYEGNGYPYGLKGKTIPKLARILCIIDSFDAMTTERPYQKTKTFEEAIVELRACAGKQFDPQYVEPFIEMIKQEAGLDREKVV from the coding sequence ATGCATTTCATCGAGAGTCGCGCCAACCTATACCTCGGCCTTGTTTCTGCAGCAGGAATTGTTGTTTTTATTTTGCTGAGCAAACATGGACATTTTGATACAACCCTTTGGCCGATGATTTTTACACTTGCCGGAGCCACACTTCTGCTTAATCACATTATCTTTGAACTTCCCCCAGAGGGAAATCGGCTATCCATGGATTCCTCAATATATTTGGCAAGTCTTTTTTTGTATGGACTTGAATTAACCCTAACTGTATTGATCATCTTTTCGATTGTTTTTATGTTCTCTAATCGAAAAACGGAATGGTGGAAGCACGTTTTTAATTTTGCTCTTTATACCTTTATGATTACAAATGCCTTTTATGTGTTTGATCTAACAGGTGGGCTAGTTGGCAGTACAGAATTTACAAACTTATTCCCATACATCGGTGCTTTAAGTGTCTACTTTATAACAAATGTGGCCCTTATCGCAATCTACTTCCTTCTGGGTGATTCTATTGACAGCATTGAAAAAGTATTAAAAGGGATGATTAAAGGAACACTCGCCACATATATAACCACCTTGTTGTTATCCTTCGTATTGGTTATAATAATCGATTCACAAAAGATATTTGGACTTTTCCTTTTTGTCAGTATGTCAGCGTTGTTATCTGTAGCGTTTAAACAGCATATTGAACTATATAAGGTAATGTCGGATAAAGCCAACAAAGATCATTTAACCGGGTTAAACAACCACGGCTATTTCAAGGAACTGCTTGAGAAACACGTTTTTACGGCAAAGGAGACAGAGCGGCCCTTAAGCATTGCACTTCTTGACCTTGATGATTTCAAAAAATACAACGATTTATATGGCCATATTCTAGGTGATCATTTACTTAAAGATTTTGGTACATTGCTAGAATTAGAATCGAAAACAAACGACTTTATCGTTGCCCGCTATGGCGGCGAAGAGTTTTCAATTATAATGCCCGATACATCCAGAGATAGAGCATACGCTTTTATGAACGAGCTGAGAAAAAAGACGAATGACACCTTTTTCAAAGGGGTTGAAGCATTGCCTTATGGCTGTTTATCCTTTTCAGCGGGGATAGCGGAATGGGAAAATCAGACATACAGTGTCTCAGAGTTTTTAAATAACGCCGATCAAGCAATGTATGCCGCAAAGGATCAGGGCAAAAATCTGGTTCAAGTTTTTAAAGAGCATTCGGACTACTCTGTCCAGCGGTCTTTGAATCTTGAAAAAGATCTTGAGGAAGCTGAGCAGCAGTTAAAAATATTCCTTTCAAAGGATGTCTACACATATCGCCATAGTAAACGGGTCTATCAATATGCAGTCGATTTTTCAAAAAAGCTGAATTTAAGCGATTATGACAGGAAAACCCTCATCCTCGGTGCCATCATCCATGACATCGGAAAACTTGAGATTCCGAGAGATATTTTAAATAAAAAAGGAAAACTTGAGCCTCATGAATGGGAAATGATGAAAAAACATGTAACTTGGGGCAAAGAAATTATCTCTACGAACAAAAAGTTGGAGGACCTTATCCCTTTGGTCGAACTCCACCACGAGAGATATGAAGGCAATGGATATCCGTACGGGCTTAAAGGGAAAACGATTCCAAAGCTTGCCCGGATTCTCTGCATCATTGACTCGTTTGATGCGATGACAACAGAACGGCCATACCAGAAGACAAAAACCTTTGAGGAAGCTATTGTAGAGCTAAGAGCGTGCGCCGGGAAGCAATTCGATCCCCAATACGTGGAACCTTTTATTGAGATGATAAAACAAGAAGCAGGATTGGATAGAGAAAAAGTTGTTTAA
- a CDS encoding DUF5317 domain-containing protein: MVYDGIIISFIVGLLRKGNLKGLAELKLKYGWIFPLLLLVQIIVFVFQNKIPFLGQASPYIYMLVYVLGLLFLFLNRHHTGFIAIFIGVFLNFLVMAVNGGRMPVSMEATAAVLDPAFVDVMKNSLYAKHMILDESTRLAFLGDIIPLTNPYPRDQVISIGDVIMNVGIFLFIQHLMVNNSRDEEVIDSSFSIKGGEIK; this comes from the coding sequence TTGGTATATGACGGAATTATTATTTCCTTTATTGTCGGCTTGCTTCGAAAAGGCAATTTAAAAGGTTTGGCTGAATTAAAGCTAAAGTATGGCTGGATTTTTCCACTCTTATTACTGGTACAAATCATCGTATTTGTTTTTCAAAATAAGATTCCTTTTCTTGGGCAGGCAAGCCCCTACATTTATATGCTTGTGTATGTACTGGGATTGCTGTTTTTGTTCCTGAATCGCCATCATACGGGCTTTATCGCTATTTTCATCGGGGTATTCCTGAACTTCCTTGTAATGGCTGTAAATGGAGGAAGAATGCCTGTCTCAATGGAAGCTACAGCTGCTGTCCTCGATCCAGCATTTGTTGATGTTATGAAAAACAGCCTATACGCAAAGCATATGATATTGGATGAATCTACAAGATTGGCATTTCTGGGTGATATCATACCATTGACAAACCCCTATCCACGCGATCAGGTAATTAGTATCGGCGATGTGATTATGAATGTGGGGATTTTCCTTTTTATTCAGCATCTTATGGTAAACAACTCCAGGGATGAAGAGGTTATTGATAGCTCCTTTTCTATAAAAGGAGGTGAAATTAAATGA
- a CDS encoding AraC family transcriptional regulator: protein MISNQSMKSAIIQQYFETRLKNKQNYFVHPSYGLEQQLMDCIGRGAEEDAKSVLDQINSSERAKLADDPIRSLKNSLICSCTLFTRSIIKAGVLPEDAFDLSDVYIRQIERLSSPAEIKTLEYEMISSFIDTLKSANRPIYNNVINKAINYINQGIFHDLSLEIIADHVGVTPSYLSKVFKESVGVTISEFINRRRVEESKYFLLHSKLSLSDIAHLFQYCNQSYYTLLFKKYIGVTPKHFRNIQTPDVMINYSTK from the coding sequence ATGATTAGTAATCAGTCTATGAAATCTGCTATCATTCAGCAATATTTTGAAACCCGTCTTAAAAACAAACAAAATTATTTTGTCCATCCATCCTATGGACTTGAACAACAGCTCATGGATTGCATAGGAAGAGGTGCCGAGGAGGATGCAAAATCCGTTCTCGATCAAATTAACTCATCTGAACGCGCAAAACTGGCGGACGACCCGATCCGGTCATTAAAGAATTCCTTGATTTGTTCCTGTACTCTGTTTACCAGGTCAATTATCAAAGCAGGAGTCCTGCCGGAGGATGCCTTTGATTTAAGCGACGTGTATATTCGTCAAATTGAACGATTAAGCTCTCCCGCCGAAATCAAGACGCTCGAATATGAAATGATTTCTTCTTTCATCGACACATTAAAATCGGCGAATCGCCCGATTTACAACAATGTAATCAACAAGGCAATCAACTATATTAATCAGGGGATTTTTCATGATTTATCTCTGGAAATTATCGCGGACCATGTCGGAGTGACTCCAAGTTATCTTTCCAAAGTATTTAAAGAATCCGTAGGGGTGACGATTTCTGAATTCATTAATCGCAGGAGGGTAGAGGAATCAAAATACTTTTTACTGCATTCCAAACTTTCATTAAGCGATATTGCCCACTTATTCCAATACTGCAACCAGAGCTATTACACCCTTCTTTTTAAAAAATACATAGGGGTTACTCCCAAACACTTCCGGAACATACAAACTCCAGATGTAATGATTAATTACTCCACAAAATAA
- a CDS encoding extracellular solute-binding protein, translated as MKKSFFSKMLALSFAASIALAGCSSDDTGKEPSKPAGGDAKNEPVVLKFAAQNDNTPATQKLLDAFNASQEKYKVEWTQMTNDSAQMHDQLLNSLSSGSSEYDVLSLDVVWAGEFAGAGYLEPIDVKMNEAGYSKDNFNAGSMASGNYKGKQYTLPFFPDLGLLYFRKDIVSAEDAAKLEGGSYTYDDLYAMSEKYSGQKGTKFGFVYQSKQYEGLTVNVTEFSKSYTDVKGGLEAMYKFTKAPFSPKDILNFMEGETHTNFEQGNAVFSRNWPYAFGRINGQEDGVKIKVDQVGIAPLPNGGSVGGWLLSLNKNSKNLDGAWEFVKFAAGEEGQKIMSTEGGYLPGFNALLENADVKAKNVMLSYAGFQKALTTTIARPVSPEYSKVSDTIQVQAHKYLSSGAGLDEAAAAIEAAGKAE; from the coding sequence ATGAAGAAAAGTTTTTTCTCAAAAATGTTAGCGCTTTCTTTCGCGGCCAGCATTGCCTTGGCAGGATGCAGCAGTGATGATACTGGCAAGGAACCTTCAAAACCGGCTGGTGGAGATGCAAAGAATGAGCCAGTTGTTCTAAAATTTGCGGCTCAAAATGATAATACACCAGCCACACAGAAATTGTTAGATGCTTTTAACGCCAGCCAGGAAAAGTACAAGGTTGAATGGACCCAAATGACAAACGATTCCGCACAAATGCATGACCAGCTGTTAAACTCGTTATCTAGCGGATCAAGTGAATATGATGTATTGTCCCTCGATGTAGTCTGGGCAGGTGAATTTGCCGGTGCTGGATATCTTGAACCAATCGATGTGAAAATGAATGAAGCTGGGTACTCAAAGGATAACTTTAATGCCGGGTCGATGGCTTCTGGAAATTACAAAGGGAAGCAATACACACTTCCTTTCTTCCCTGACCTAGGACTCCTATACTTCCGTAAAGATATCGTAAGCGCTGAAGATGCTGCTAAACTTGAAGGCGGCAGCTATACGTATGATGACCTTTATGCTATGTCGGAGAAATATTCCGGCCAAAAAGGCACTAAGTTTGGATTTGTCTACCAGTCCAAGCAGTACGAAGGCCTGACGGTTAACGTAACCGAGTTTTCCAAGTCCTACACCGATGTAAAAGGCGGACTTGAAGCGATGTACAAATTCACAAAAGCGCCTTTCTCACCAAAGGATATCCTGAATTTCATGGAAGGCGAAACCCATACAAACTTTGAGCAAGGAAATGCTGTATTCTCCCGTAACTGGCCATATGCTTTTGGACGTATCAATGGACAGGAAGATGGAGTAAAAATCAAGGTTGACCAGGTAGGCATCGCTCCACTGCCAAATGGAGGATCTGTAGGCGGATGGCTGCTGAGCTTGAACAAAAACTCCAAGAACCTTGATGGCGCATGGGAATTTGTTAAGTTTGCAGCTGGAGAAGAAGGCCAAAAAATCATGAGCACAGAAGGCGGGTACCTGCCTGGATTTAACGCTCTGCTTGAAAATGCGGATGTAAAAGCAAAGAACGTTATGCTTTCCTATGCTGGTTTCCAAAAAGCATTGACAACAACAATTGCACGCCCTGTTTCTCCTGAGTACTCCAAAGTATCGGATACCATTCAGGTTCAAGCACATAAATACTTGAGTTCCGGAGCAGGGCTTGACGAGGCCGCTGCAGCAATTGAAGCAGCCGGTAAAGCCGAGTAA
- a CDS encoding carbohydrate ABC transporter permease yields the protein MWKMGFKEWLFIVPTLILIGIFSLWPVFQSLTYTFFDYRLNDQQKAGLYLNERFNVDLYKETSLYVSMFLDEDLPKVTDSEDQEKIQGIKERLAATGKQYETEKGVIKISRDQRDEVSALHKDAEELVDSLNGKYTVIHKDDLPALVDDIQNSIIPSNFIGLKGYAKLLTDDRVGKALWNTTIFTVVSVFIELVLGIGLALILNKAMFGQGLVRTTSLIPWAIPTAVAAMMWSYLYNGSSGIVAYVFENIGLIEQSQDLLLSGPGAMASSIFADVWKTTPYMALLLLAGLQNIPKSLYEAGAIDGAGKIQSFFRITLPLLKPSILVALLFRTLDAFRVFDLIFVLTGGGPGGDTETLSIYAYKVMFGQTNFGYGSILVMLMFICVAIIAILFVRFLGTNLMEKN from the coding sequence TTGTGGAAAATGGGTTTTAAAGAATGGCTGTTTATTGTGCCCACGCTCATTTTAATCGGCATTTTCTCGTTATGGCCGGTGTTCCAATCACTAACCTATACGTTTTTTGATTATCGTTTGAATGACCAGCAAAAGGCTGGGCTTTACTTAAATGAACGGTTCAATGTCGACTTGTACAAGGAAACCTCCCTGTATGTATCGATGTTTCTTGATGAGGATCTGCCTAAAGTTACGGATTCCGAAGATCAAGAGAAAATTCAAGGAATTAAAGAGCGGCTTGCCGCAACTGGCAAGCAGTATGAAACTGAAAAAGGTGTCATCAAGATTAGCCGGGATCAGCGCGATGAGGTCTCTGCACTCCATAAGGATGCAGAGGAACTTGTGGATAGCTTGAATGGGAAGTATACCGTTATTCATAAAGATGATCTCCCCGCCCTTGTTGACGATATCCAAAACAGTATTATCCCTTCCAATTTTATTGGCTTAAAAGGGTATGCGAAGCTATTGACCGATGACCGTGTCGGAAAGGCGCTTTGGAATACGACGATCTTTACGGTTGTTTCTGTGTTTATTGAGCTTGTGCTAGGAATCGGGCTGGCGCTTATTTTAAATAAAGCAATGTTCGGCCAGGGGCTGGTCAGGACCACTTCACTGATTCCGTGGGCGATACCGACTGCAGTTGCAGCCATGATGTGGAGTTACTTATATAATGGCAGCAGTGGGATTGTTGCCTATGTTTTTGAAAATATCGGGCTAATCGAGCAATCCCAAGATTTGCTCCTGAGCGGTCCTGGCGCAATGGCATCAAGCATTTTCGCGGATGTTTGGAAAACGACGCCTTATATGGCACTGCTGTTGCTGGCAGGTTTGCAGAACATTCCAAAATCGCTATATGAGGCCGGGGCAATTGACGGCGCAGGGAAAATTCAATCGTTTTTCCGGATCACCTTGCCACTGTTAAAACCATCCATCCTGGTTGCCTTGCTATTTAGAACGTTGGATGCCTTCCGTGTCTTTGACCTGATTTTTGTCCTTACTGGAGGAGGTCCTGGCGGGGATACGGAAACACTATCAATCTATGCCTATAAAGTCATGTTCGGCCAAACCAATTTCGGATATGGGTCAATCCTTGTCATGCTTATGTTTATTTGTGTGGCTATTATTGCAATCCTGTTTGTACGGTTCCTCGGTACCAATCTCATGGAGAAAAATTAA
- a CDS encoding carbohydrate ABC transporter permease yields MQTSKRKLWITVGVFVAFYLFAMVFPFFWVFITSFKTSGEIFGTGAFNVIPENPTLKNYVQILFEKGIVNSIKNSFIVATVTTLYVVIVATLSAYAISRFHFKGKNILLGLILAVSMFPQMILTGPIYNLFLDLGLLNSFAIVLPYSTITLPMAVWILVTHFNQIPLALEESAKIDGATTFQTLYKIIFPLAAPGVFTVAIITFIAAWNEFLLSIALNGEEKYHTVPVAISFLRTQFEILWGEVSAATVIVTIPTLIIVLFFQKQIVSGLTSGGVKE; encoded by the coding sequence ATGCAAACTTCTAAACGGAAATTGTGGATTACGGTTGGAGTATTTGTCGCATTCTATTTATTTGCGATGGTATTCCCGTTCTTCTGGGTATTCATTACCTCCTTTAAAACATCAGGGGAAATCTTTGGGACAGGTGCCTTTAATGTCATCCCAGAAAATCCAACCCTGAAAAACTATGTTCAAATCCTTTTTGAAAAGGGAATAGTAAACTCGATTAAAAATAGTTTTATCGTCGCCACGGTAACAACCCTTTATGTGGTTATTGTTGCTACGCTTTCAGCCTATGCAATTTCGCGTTTCCACTTTAAGGGGAAAAATATTTTGCTTGGACTTATACTCGCTGTGTCGATGTTTCCACAAATGATTTTGACCGGACCGATTTACAATCTGTTTTTGGACTTGGGCCTGCTTAACTCGTTTGCGATTGTCCTTCCATACTCGACAATTACGCTTCCGATGGCTGTCTGGATTTTGGTAACCCATTTTAACCAAATTCCGTTAGCCCTGGAGGAATCGGCAAAAATTGATGGCGCAACTACCTTCCAGACGCTTTATAAAATTATCTTTCCTTTGGCTGCCCCTGGAGTATTTACGGTTGCGATTATCACATTTATCGCTGCCTGGAATGAATTTTTGCTGTCTATTGCATTGAATGGCGAAGAGAAATATCATACGGTTCCAGTCGCTATTTCATTCCTCCGGACGCAATTTGAAATTCTCTGGGGAGAGGTATCTGCTGCAACAGTGATCGTTACGATTCCGACACTTATCATTGTCCTTTTCTTCCAGAAGCAAATCGTATCAGGACTGACAAGTGGCGGAGTGAAAGAATAG
- a CDS encoding glycoside hydrolase family 65 protein produces the protein MSWKINSYSLQPSQLLNEESLFFTGNGYLGVRGNFEEAFPDSFSSIRGAYINAFHDIVPVEYGEKLYGFPDTQQKLLNVIDIQTIIIELGAERFSLFEGKVISYRRTLHLDKGYAERSVHWQSPDGKEVKIKFLRLASFKHKELFMQKVVIEPVNYLGEITIVSMVNGDVSNFTDKNDPRVSSGHAKRLKLNQAFQENKTSFVEVEALESQLKAACGTVHSTSQKTAGAAQVNGGKIEIRFNGLLTEPLVFEKKSVYVDTLRHGDDLLARAEEVQSQISNLDFDEALLEQEAFLEAFWSDTDVQIQGDAALQEGIRFNLFHLLQSAGQDRVSNIAAKGLSGEGYEGHYFWDTEIYMVPVFLMSNPDRAKQLLLYRYSILDGARNHAKIMGHSKGALYPWRTISGSECSSYFPSGSAQYHISADIAYSFIQYYLVTGDIEFLKEYGAEVLFETARIWIEAGHFKDGQFRIDAVTGPDEYTCVVNNNYYTNVMAKHNLRWAAKVYNLFGLNEPGLVDVWKKNLQLEDEEVKAWEKAADQMYLPYDSELNINPQDDAFLNKKKWDLEATPEEKFPLLLHYHPLTLYRYQVCKQADTVLAHFLLEDEQDSETMKSSYDYYETITTHDSSLSSCVFSIMASKHGYTEKAYDYFIETARLDLDNTHGNTKDGLHMANMGGTWMAIIFGFAGLRIKEDGLSLNPVFPEQWKSYSFPLRYRERKLRITVNGTGTEVELVSGEDLEIKISDETFSVSTGGIISVDNSDK, from the coding sequence ATGTCCTGGAAAATCAACTCGTATTCATTGCAACCGAGCCAGCTGCTAAATGAAGAAAGCCTGTTTTTTACGGGAAATGGTTACCTTGGGGTACGCGGGAATTTTGAAGAAGCATTTCCGGATTCATTTTCATCTATCCGCGGCGCCTATATCAATGCATTTCACGATATTGTACCGGTTGAGTATGGAGAAAAGCTATATGGCTTCCCGGATACACAGCAAAAATTGCTAAACGTGATTGATATACAGACTATTATCATCGAATTGGGCGCTGAACGATTCTCTTTGTTTGAAGGAAAGGTCATTTCATATAGGCGAACCCTCCATCTTGATAAAGGCTATGCTGAAAGAAGTGTTCATTGGCAGTCGCCGGACGGAAAAGAAGTAAAAATTAAGTTCCTCCGGCTTGCATCATTTAAACATAAGGAACTTTTTATGCAAAAAGTTGTTATTGAACCTGTAAATTATTTAGGGGAAATCACCATCGTATCAATGGTCAATGGAGATGTTTCCAATTTTACCGATAAAAATGATCCAAGGGTTTCTTCCGGCCACGCGAAACGCCTGAAACTCAATCAGGCCTTCCAGGAAAATAAAACTTCATTTGTTGAAGTAGAAGCACTGGAGTCCCAACTAAAAGCAGCCTGTGGCACTGTTCATTCTACCAGTCAAAAGACAGCGGGCGCGGCACAGGTAAATGGCGGGAAAATAGAAATCAGATTTAATGGTTTGTTAACTGAACCGCTAGTATTTGAGAAAAAAAGTGTCTACGTCGATACTCTTCGCCATGGCGATGATTTATTGGCTCGCGCAGAAGAAGTCCAGTCGCAAATTTCGAATTTGGATTTCGATGAAGCATTATTGGAACAGGAGGCTTTTCTAGAAGCGTTCTGGTCAGATACGGATGTTCAAATTCAAGGGGATGCTGCTCTTCAGGAAGGAATTCGTTTTAATTTATTCCACCTCCTCCAATCGGCTGGACAGGACCGGGTTTCCAATATCGCCGCTAAAGGGCTTTCCGGTGAAGGCTACGAGGGCCACTATTTCTGGGATACGGAAATTTATATGGTACCAGTATTTTTGATGTCTAATCCGGACAGAGCAAAACAACTTCTGTTATACCGCTATTCGATACTGGATGGGGCACGGAACCATGCGAAAATAATGGGCCACTCAAAAGGCGCGCTATATCCATGGCGGACAATCTCCGGATCGGAATGTTCGTCCTATTTTCCTTCAGGCTCGGCACAGTACCATATTAGCGCGGATATAGCCTATAGCTTTATTCAATATTATTTGGTCACCGGCGACATCGAATTTTTAAAAGAGTATGGGGCAGAGGTTTTGTTTGAGACCGCAAGAATTTGGATAGAAGCAGGCCATTTCAAGGATGGACAATTCAGAATTGACGCGGTTACTGGTCCAGATGAATATACGTGTGTTGTAAATAACAATTACTACACAAATGTCATGGCCAAGCACAATCTAAGATGGGCAGCTAAGGTGTATAACTTGTTTGGATTAAATGAGCCAGGGCTTGTTGATGTGTGGAAAAAGAATCTCCAGCTGGAGGACGAAGAAGTGAAGGCCTGGGAGAAGGCGGCGGATCAGATGTATCTTCCCTATGATTCGGAACTGAACATTAATCCGCAGGATGATGCTTTTTTGAATAAAAAGAAGTGGGACTTGGAGGCTACACCTGAAGAGAAATTTCCGCTCTTGCTTCATTACCATCCTTTAACCTTATACCGTTATCAAGTATGTAAGCAGGCTGATACTGTGTTGGCCCATTTTTTACTCGAGGATGAACAAGACAGCGAAACAATGAAAAGTTCCTATGATTATTATGAAACGATCACAACTCATGATTCTTCGCTTTCATCCTGTGTATTCAGTATTATGGCTTCCAAGCATGGGTATACGGAAAAAGCCTACGATTACTTTATTGAGACGGCGCGCCTTGACTTGGACAATACCCATGGAAATACAAAGGACGGGCTTCACATGGCCAATATGGGCGGAACATGGATGGCAATCATTTTTGGTTTTGCCGGGTTAAGAATCAAGGAGGATGGACTCTCCCTGAACCCTGTATTTCCGGAACAATGGAAAAGTTATTCATTCCCGCTTCGCTATCGAGAGAGGAAGCTCCGCATAACTGTTAATGGTACCGGGACAGAAGTTGAGCTTGTGTCGGGCGAGGACCTGGAGATTAAGATTTCAGATGAAACTTTTAGTGTATCTACAGGGGGTATTATTTCTGTCGATAACTCGGATAAATAA
- a CDS encoding HpcH/HpaI aldolase family protein, with the protein MITVKEKLEEKNIVIGTFSKFSSPVATEMLGYIGFDFVILDMEHSALDYSQAEDLIRAGEAAGISTVIRVPGIEENPLLRVLDSGVQGVQAPGVDTAEMAKKVVEASRYRPIGKRGLSFSTRAAGYTLKNKEQHLSDSLKKQLVVVQIESKEAVENLEAIAEIKGIDVLFLGPGDLSNSYGIPGQVDHPLVQEALKKLTRVALENGKVAGTFVSNHEQALRAIGDGVRYLVYDNDVAFFARGAKAVLDDLNTSIG; encoded by the coding sequence ATGATCACTGTTAAAGAAAAACTAGAAGAAAAGAATATTGTAATAGGTACATTTAGTAAATTCTCAAGCCCAGTTGCTACCGAGATGCTCGGATATATTGGATTTGATTTTGTTATTTTGGATATGGAGCATTCAGCTCTTGATTATAGTCAGGCAGAAGACTTAATAAGGGCTGGTGAGGCAGCCGGAATCTCAACGGTTATTCGGGTTCCAGGAATAGAAGAAAATCCACTATTGCGTGTTTTAGATTCAGGTGTTCAAGGTGTACAGGCACCTGGAGTGGACACGGCCGAAATGGCAAAAAAAGTTGTGGAAGCATCAAGATATCGGCCAATAGGGAAACGAGGCCTTTCATTCTCAACTCGGGCCGCTGGATATACTCTTAAGAACAAAGAGCAACACTTGTCGGATTCTTTAAAAAAGCAATTGGTTGTCGTTCAAATAGAGAGCAAGGAAGCAGTCGAGAATTTAGAAGCAATCGCTGAGATTAAAGGGATCGATGTACTATTTTTGGGACCTGGAGATTTAAGCAATTCATACGGTATTCCGGGACAAGTCGATCATCCGCTTGTACAGGAAGCCTTGAAAAAGCTAACCAGGGTGGCTTTAGAAAATGGGAAAGTGGCAGGAACTTTCGTTTCCAATCATGAACAAGCTTTAAGGGCGATTGGTGATGGAGTGCGGTACCTTGTATATGATAACGACGTAGCGTTTTTTGCCAGGGGTGCGAAAGCTGTTTTAGATGATTTAAATACTTCAATCGGATAA
- a CDS encoding MFS transporter codes for MQAVEVEAQPKSNGPWYKEINDQQWKALIGAFLGWALDAFDFLLYNFVIVTLIKEWGLTTASTGLVASVTVVASALGGIVFGRVADKIGRTKALSLTVLIYSVATMLCGLSPNIWFLMIFRIFVGLGMGGEWSAGAALISETWPKEHRGKAMSIMQSGYAVGGLTAALVAGPLIEAFGWRTVFFIGVLPALLVFWIRKNVEEPKIWVENEVKEEIEVKEDKEEKTSWFDLFRGELLKPTIIGTIFCIVGLGASYPIATWLPAYLGTPVSEGGAGFNVVNASIFMVPFYLGSICGYIVYGFLSDKIGRKKSFALFFAVAAIFIPTFIFTGASNMVIFFILMFIVGAAFCGYYGGFGTVLAEMFPTRLRGSGQGFAYNVGRGVSAFAITGAGAIAVTTGLGTALVYSSVGLYILAIFAVALLPETKGKELE; via the coding sequence ATGCAGGCTGTAGAAGTTGAAGCACAACCTAAATCGAATGGTCCTTGGTACAAGGAGATAAATGATCAACAGTGGAAAGCGCTTATCGGTGCTTTTCTGGGATGGGCACTCGATGCATTTGATTTTTTGCTATATAACTTTGTAATCGTTACTTTGATTAAAGAATGGGGCTTAACGACAGCTAGCACAGGATTGGTGGCTTCCGTTACGGTGGTTGCTTCGGCACTCGGGGGAATAGTTTTTGGACGAGTCGCTGACAAAATTGGCCGAACAAAGGCTCTATCATTGACGGTTCTCATTTATTCTGTTGCCACTATGCTTTGTGGTTTGTCTCCAAATATCTGGTTTCTAATGATTTTCCGTATCTTTGTCGGTTTAGGAATGGGAGGGGAATGGTCCGCTGGAGCAGCCTTGATTTCTGAAACCTGGCCTAAAGAACATCGCGGTAAGGCCATGTCCATCATGCAATCTGGATATGCTGTCGGTGGTTTAACTGCTGCACTGGTTGCAGGACCCCTTATTGAGGCGTTTGGTTGGCGGACAGTATTCTTTATCGGAGTCCTGCCAGCACTTCTCGTTTTTTGGATTCGTAAAAATGTAGAGGAACCGAAAATTTGGGTAGAAAACGAAGTTAAAGAAGAAATTGAGGTAAAAGAAGATAAAGAAGAAAAGACATCATGGTTCGACCTGTTCCGAGGGGAGTTACTAAAGCCGACAATTATCGGAACAATATTTTGTATTGTAGGCCTGGGTGCCAGTTATCCTATCGCCACTTGGCTTCCTGCTTACTTAGGAACACCTGTCTCTGAGGGTGGGGCCGGTTTCAATGTTGTAAATGCATCAATATTTATGGTTCCGTTCTATTTAGGGAGTATTTGCGGATACATCGTGTACGGATTCCTTAGCGATAAGATAGGAAGAAAAAAGAGCTTTGCGTTGTTCTTTGCAGTTGCAGCTATTTTCATTCCTACATTTATTTTCACAGGTGCCAGCAATATGGTCATTTTCTTTATACTCATGTTCATTGTGGGAGCAGCTTTTTGTGGATATTATGGCGGGTTTGGTACCGTTCTGGCTGAAATGTTTCCAACCAGATTACGCGGATCGGGTCAAGGATTTGCCTATAATGTGGGGCGCGGAGTCTCAGCATTTGCAATTACCGGAGCTGGAGCTATTGCAGTAACCACTGGCCTTGGTACCGCCCTCGTATATTCTTCAGTAGGCTTATATATTTTAGCTATTTTTGCAGTAGCACTTTTACCGGAAACAAAAGGTAAAGAATTAGAATAA